A window of the Neofelis nebulosa isolate mNeoNeb1 chromosome 13, mNeoNeb1.pri, whole genome shotgun sequence genome harbors these coding sequences:
- the ATP5MK gene encoding ATP synthase membrane subunit K, mitochondrial, with amino-acid sequence MAGPETDAQFQFTGIKKYFNSYTLTGRMNCVLATYGGIALMVLYFKLRSKKTPAVKAT; translated from the exons atggCAGGACCAGAAACTGATGCCCAATTCCAATTCACTGgtatcaaaaaatatttcaactctTACACTCTCACAGGTAGAATGAAT tGTGTACTGGCCACATATGGAGGCATCGCTTTGATGGTCTTGTACTTCAAGTTAAGGTCTAAAAAAACACCAGCTGTGAAAGCAACATAA